AGAAAAAAGTTAACCTATGGACAGGAAAATCGACTTGTCTGTGTCGAATGTTGTTTAATATGGGATTTTCTTCTGGGGGGGATATCTATTGGGCATGGAATGGTATGACATGATCGGACAACGTAACGGAGGATACAAAGGCAGATCGGTATTTACCTGGGAGGGCAATTCAGCAGAAGATGTATTTGAAGCGCGCTTGATACAGTTGCTACCTCAGCATAAATCTGTGCTTGATGTAGGTTGTGGTCATGGTGAATTCACATTAAAAATGTCGGCATATACCGATCATATTACGGGTTTTGACAACTCGAAGGAGCTACTGCGTATCGCTCAGGCTGGGCTTGTGGCCGGTGACGTTGGCAATGTTGAATTTGTCTACGCTACAACCAAAACAGAGTTGCCCTTCCAAGACGAACAGTTCGACCTGATCTATGACCGCAGAGGACCTACGTCGATAATTGAACATAGGAGATTGTTGCGAAAGGGTGGCGTTATCTTTGGCATTCATACCGATGTAATCAAGGTACGAGAAAGGCTGCATACAAATCAGTATGAAAACATTGAAATTGAGGAATTCAATGAGGCCCTAATGGTCTTCCCTGATGAAAAAGAGTTCGCTATTTTTCTTTCCGATATCCCTGGCAACCCGGATTACACACAGCCTGAGTACCATGAGCAGCTTCAAGTTAAGCTGAAGGGAATTCAGATTGAGGGGAGACTTGCTGTGCGTGAGCACAAATATATCTGGAAGGCCGTAAGGCGTTAAAGAAAGATTATAAAATATGAATGCCTGACTTCGTATTTCAGATCTGGAGGTTGTGTTTTGGATAGAGAAACTTTAGAACAAAATTTAGGACCAGATAATGTGAATACCAGCTTCGAGCAGATGGCTAACGGGGAACGGAAATACAAAATGGTTTCAGAGGATGGCAGTTATTATTGCAGAACGATAGCTTCATCTCAGGGAGCGTGGCAAAATAGCCATTTTCATAACCATATAATCGAGTTCTATGTTGTGCAGTCTGGTTGGATCGCTTATGCAAATTTTACGAATGATCAGACGCTTGAAATGAGAGTTATGGGCGAAGGAAATCACGTCATTGTGCAACCAGGAGTACACCATAATTTATATATGTCAGCTAATAGCGTTATCCATACGATTAAATATGGTTTGAATACAGATAGTGATTGGTCTGCTTCTCCGGAACTGGACAGCGTTACACAGAGGCTAATGGAGAGAGAATTACTTCAGACTTACGGTTAATCAGCTTGGGGGTTGAATACATGCGAAAAAGTACGATATTTTGGCTAACAGGCATTGCGATTATTATTGTAGCAGCTTTCATTGTATATAATAATCTGGCTCCAAGCATTACAGCGCAGGATGTTAACATGAAGGGGACGATTCGGCAGACAGCTACGGATGAATACGAGGTGCAATTAGCCATTACACGCACAAAAGAAGATAAAGGTCAGCACACTATATATCCCCTTGTAGCTGGCTGGGGTTCAATATCTTTTGATGACAAACAGGACAACCGATTTATTCGACCTACTTCCGTCGGCAGCACAGGTGCAATGGAAGAGATTCTTCGTCAAGTGTTACAGAGGCAATCATCAACAGCGATTACTGAATTTGCAGGGTTCTCCATACCTGATGCGGTGGGCACGTACAAGGTGCGTTTTACCATTCATCCTTTGGGTGATGAGGCAGAACTGATTCGGCAACCGATGATCTATTATGTTCATCAGGAAAAATTACTGGGCAAAGACCTGAGCTGGGTCTCAGGAGAGCCTCTGG
This window of the Paenibacillus marchantiae genome carries:
- a CDS encoding class I SAM-dependent methyltransferase, encoding MEWYDMIGQRNGGYKGRSVFTWEGNSAEDVFEARLIQLLPQHKSVLDVGCGHGEFTLKMSAYTDHITGFDNSKELLRIAQAGLVAGDVGNVEFVYATTKTELPFQDEQFDLIYDRRGPTSIIEHRRLLRKGGVIFGIHTDVIKVRERLHTNQYENIEIEEFNEALMVFPDEKEFAIFLSDIPGNPDYTQPEYHEQLQVKLKGIQIEGRLAVREHKYIWKAVRR
- a CDS encoding cupin domain-containing protein codes for the protein MDRETLEQNLGPDNVNTSFEQMANGERKYKMVSEDGSYYCRTIASSQGAWQNSHFHNHIIEFYVVQSGWIAYANFTNDQTLEMRVMGEGNHVIVQPGVHHNLYMSANSVIHTIKYGLNTDSDWSASPELDSVTQRLMERELLQTYG